Part of the Deinococcota bacterium genome, GTCTTCGGCCGGGTCGTAGCAGGCACGGAAGTGCTCGACACGCTCGAGCGCATCGACCCGCAGCGGCCGGGCGGCGCCAAGCCCGACAGAATGGAGCGGGTCACCATCGTGGAGCGCTCGAGCTGAATCCGACTGTTTGAAAATCGGCTGAGTTGGGTTATCAGAAGTATAAAGTGAGCGGGCCTAGATGATCAGACACCAAGCCAAAGGGGCATTTTAAAATGCTCGAAATCTGCAGCTTCTCTGTGAAAGCTGCAACCGCGCCAAAGGTGGTTCCTTGGTTTGAGAAGACGAGGTGTAGCTGTGCGCAACGAATTTACCGCCATCATTGAGCAGGACGAAGGCTGGTTCATCGCCTACTCTCCCGAGATTCCCGGTGCCAACGGTCAAGCTCGGACCAAGGAAGAAGCGCTACAAAGCCTTGCGGGAGCGATCTCACTTATTTTGGAAGACCGGCGCGAAGACGGGCTTCGCGGTGTCCCCGAAGGGGCAATGCGCGATGTCGTCGTCATTGGATGAAGCTCAGGACTCTCCTAAAGCATCTACGGAAGTTGCCCTCACCATTCCGCCTTCATGTCCCGGCTCATGAGGTCGCGCAGAGCTGCCTGCGCGGGCTTGCCCTCGAAAATAACCTCGTAGACCGCGCGCGCGATGGGCAGCTCGAGCCGCTCCCGGGCTGCGTAGTCCATCAGCGCCTCTACGGTGCGGACGCCTTCGGTGACGGTCTTGCCGCTTTCAACCGCACCCCCTGTGACGACGCGCTCGCCGGCGCCGCGGTTGCGCGACCGCGGGCTGTGACAAGTGGCGATGAGATCGCCCAGGCCCGCCAGGCCGTAGAAGGTCTGCCTCTGCCCGCCCAGGCGGACGCCCAGCCGCACCATCTCGGCCAGACCCCGGGTGATGATCGAGGCTTTGGCGTTGTCGCCCAAGCCCAAACCGTCACCCATGCCGGCGGCCAGGGCGATGACGTTCTTGACGGCGCCCGCCACCTCCACCCCGGCCAGATCGGCGCTCGAGTAGACGCGAACGAGCGGCCGGGTGAGCCAGCCCTGCACCCGCGCGGCCAGGGCCGCATCGGGCGAGGCCACCGTGCTCGCGGCGGGCAGACCGGCGGCGATCTCACCGGCCAGGTTGGGCCCCGACAGGGCCGCCAGCGCCGCCCGGGGATGGTAGTCGGCGATCACCTCGCTGAGGCGCTTCATGGTGCCCGGCTCCAGGCCCTTGGCGCAGGACACGTAGGCGGGCGCGGACGGTAGGGCGGCCAGGACGCCGCGCAGGCCCTTGCTGGGAACCACCATAAAGGCCGCCTCGGCGCCGGCCATGACCGCTTCGCCGTCCGCGCTCACCAGGACGTTCTCGGGCAGGCGCAGGCCCGGCAAGTAGTCGACGTTCACCCGCTCCGCCTCGAGCCTCACGGCGAGCGCTTCGCGCCGCGCCCACAGGCGCAGCTCATGGCCGTTTTGGGCCAGCAGCGCGGCCAGGGCCGTTCCCCAGGCCCCGGCACCGATCACCGCCAGACGGTTTGCGACAGGCGCCATGACGCCAGCTTAACAAAGCTGCTACTATTAAAGCTTGAGTGCCTTCTGTCAGGAGGGCGCTAACCGCAGCAGTCCACGTGGAGGAAGTCAGCATGCCCGTCTATGTCTACAAGAACCTTACCGGCGAAACCTTCGAGTTTCGGCAGTCCATCCAGGAACCCGCCCTCACCGCCCACCCCGAGACGGGCGAGCCTGTGAGGCGCGTCGTCCAGCCCGTCGGCATCGCCTTCAAGGGCTCGGGCTTCTACGTTACCGACTCGCGCAAGTCCGGCGCCTCTCAAAAGGAGAAGACCGAGGGCAAGAGCGAGGGCAAGAGTGAGGGCAAGAGTGAGGGCAAGAGCGAGGGCAAGACCGACTCGAGCAAGACAGAGGGCAAGACAGAGGCAAACAAGACCGGCACGAGCAAGACAGAGGGCAAGGCCGAGCCGAGCAAGACCGGCAAGGAGGCGAGCTCGAGCGGCGGCAAGAAGGACTGAAGCCGCGCCTTACCCGTGAGGGCGCGCCTTTTTCAGTGTTGAATTCGGTGTCGAATTCGGTGCGAACGCCTGTGGTTAGCGCTCGACGAACCTCACCTCGAAGAGCGCCGGCCACAACTTGCCGGTCAGGTAGAAGGTCTCCGTGCTCGGGTTGTAGGCGATGCCGTTCAAGACCGCGTCTGGCCCCAAGGCCGCGCGCTCCTCGGCCGTGAGCAGCCCCGAGGCGTCGATCTCGCTCACCACCTTGCCGCTGCGCTGGTCGATCTGCACGATGGTGTCGGCCTGCCAGACGTTGGCGTAAACGTAGTCGCCGACGCAGGCGAGCTCGTTGAGCCGCTCCAGCGGGCTGCCGCGCAGCGTGACCTCGAGCCGCGCGGTGACCTCGAAGGTCGCGGCGTCGCGGCGGTAGAGCGTGGCGCTGCCGTCGCTCATCCACAGCGCCTCGCCGTCGTAGCAGAGCCCCCAGCCCTCGCCCTCGTAGCGGAATCGCCCCACCTGATTGAAGGTCTCCAGGTCGTAGACGAAGGCCAGCCCCTCCCGCCAGGTAAGCTGGATGAGCCGCTCACCCACGCGCGCGAGCCCCTCGCCAAAGTAGCGCTCGTCCAGCTCGAGCCGGCGGACCACCTCGCCCGTCTCGAGCGCGACCTCGCGCAAGGAGGAGCGGCCGCGAATCCCGGTGCTCTCAAAGAGGCGGCCGTCATAGTAGAGCAGCCCCTGGGTAAAGGCCGAGGGGTCGTGATCGAAGCGGTCGATCACTTCGGGAACGCTCGCGCTGACGCGCTGCTCGAGGCAGCCCAAGGCCAGCAGCGAGATGAGCACAAAGAGCACGAGACGCAAACCGGTCATGGTTGACTACCAGCCCGTCTTCCGAGCAGCGGGCGCACGACGGGGACCAGCACGACAGGGACCAGCGCGTCAGCGGCCACGGGCGCCCGCCTCTTGGCCCATAATGCGGCGGCGGATGAGCTGCCATATCTCCTCGCCCACCTCCTCTTCGCTCCTGTCGGCGTCGACCAGGACCCAGTTGGGCTCCTCTCGCGCCTGCGCCAGGAAGCCCTCCCGCACGCGCTGGTGAAAGCTCAGGTCGGCCTGCTCGAGCCGGTCCTTGCGCCCGCGGCTGGCCACGCGCTCGAGCCCGCGCGCCGCGTCTATGTCGAGCAGCAGGGTGAGGTCGGGCCCCAAGCCAGCCGTCACGGTGTGATTCAGGCCAGTAACAAAGTCCAGGTCGAGGCCGCGCCCGTAGCCCTGGTAGGCGAGCGAGGCCCCGCTGAAGCGGTCGCTGATGACCAGCTTGCCCGCAGCGAGCGCGGGGCGGATCACCTCGCTGACGTGCTGGGCGCGGCTGGCCGCGTAGAGCAGGAACTCGGTCATGGCGTCCACCCTGAGCGCCGGGTCCAGGATGACCTCGCGGATGGCGTCGGCGGCGGGGGTGCCGCCGGGCTCGCGGGTGACGACGAAATCCGCGCCCGCCGCCGTGAAGCGCTCAGCTAGGCGCGCGATCTGCGTCGACTTGCCGCTGCCCTCGGGGCCCTCGAAGACCAGAAAGAAGCCGTCGGTCATCTTTGGCGTCCCCATCTCATGTCGCTGGGTCTCATCTCACCGGGCTTCACAGGCCAGTCGGCAGCAGGATGAAGTCGCTGTCCAGCCCGAACTCACTCTTCAGCTTCGCCGCCAGCAGGTTGACGCCGACGGTCTCGGTCATGTAGTGGCCGGCGTAGAGCGCGTTGATCTGGTACTCAAAGGCGTCGTGAAAGCTCTCGTGTTTGGGCTCGCCGGTCAGAAAGGCGTCGAGGCCCGCCTCGGCGGCGGTGACCACCTCTCTGGCCGCGCCGCCAGAGATGATGCCGAGCGTCGTTATGTCCATCTTGCCGCCCGCGTGAACGAGCACCGACTCGCCCAGCTCCTTTTCGAGCCCGTCCGCCAGTTCGCGCAGGCCGATACCGTTGGGAAACACCCCCTTGACGCCGATGGCCTTGCCCTGCCAGTCGCCGAAGGGCGCTAAGTCGGTCATGCCCAGGATGCGCGCCAGGCCCCAGTTGTTGCCGACCTCGTGGTGCGCGTCCAGGGGAATATGCGCGGCGTAGAGGCTGAGGTTGTGCTCGAGCAAAAAGCGCACGCGCCGGCCGTGCGGGCCGCGAATCGCCTTGGGCGCGCCCCAGAAGAGGCCGTGGTGAACGATCAAAAAATCCGCGCCGGCCTCGGCGGCCTGCTCGAAGGTCTTGAGCGAGCTGTCCACCGCCACCGCGACCTTGCCCACCTCGTCGCTGCCCTCGACCTGGAGGCCGTTGAGCGAGGGGTCGCTGTAGAGGCCGATCTCGAGGTAATCGTCGAGCCAAGCGGTCAGTTCGTCTCGGGTCATGGCCCAAGCCTACCCCGCGCGCGGGAGGCTGGCAACTCCACCTGCCGACGTTGCGGAACATAAGCGTTCAGCCGCAGCAAGCTATCCCGATACCCGTTCTTATGCTGGCCGAGCAATCCGCAGTAGGCATGGCAGCTCGGCTCGGATAAGGCCGTCACGCCCCTAACGGCGCCTTCAGGAAGTCGTGCTAATCTATAGTGTTGATTATGAACCAGCTTACCATTAGCCCTAAAAATAGCCCTAAAAAGCTTGCGACTGCGAAAGAAGGACGGACATGCTCGGGTTTTTGAACAAACTCTTCGACAACAACGATAAAGAGGTAAGGCGCATAGGGCGCGACATGGTGGCGGCGACGAACGCGCTCGAGGAGGAGAGCAAAGGGCTCGGCGACTTAGCCGCCGCCTACGCTGGACTGAGGGCGCGTTACCAGGACGGCGAGTCTTTGGACGCGCTCATGCCCGAGAGCTTTGCCCTAACGCGCGAGTCCGCGCGGCGCAACCTGGGCCTCAGGCACTACGACGTGCAGCTCATCGGCGGCGCGGCGCTTCATCACGGCAAGATCAGCGAGATGAAGACGGGTGAGGGCAAGACGCTCGTCGCCACCCTGGCCCTCGCGCTCAACGCTCTGCCCGCCAAGGGTACCCATCTCGTCACCACCAATGAATACCTTGCGCAGACGGGCGCGGACTGGATGGGGCCCGTCTACCGCGGCCTCGGCCTCAGCGTCGGCGTCGTCAAGCACGCCCTGAGTGGCGACGAGCGCCGCGCCGCCTACGGCTGCGACGTCACCTACATCACCAACAGCGAACTCGGCTTCGACTACCTGCGCGACAACATGGCGTTTAAGCCCGAGCAACTCGTCTTGCGCAAGAGCACGCCGCTGCACTACGCCATCATCGACGAGGTCGACTCGATCCTGATCGACGAGGCCAGGACGCCCTTGATAATCTCCGGCCCGGCCGAAAAGGCCACCGACATGTACTACACCATGGCCAAGATGGCCAAGCAGTTGGAGCGCGGCGCGCCCGGCGACGGCGAGAACAAGCGGCCGACCGGCGACTACGTGGCCGAGGGCAAGAGCAAGGACATCCACTTAACCGAGCAGGGCATCGCCAAGGCGGAAGGGCTGCTCGGCGTAGACGGCCTCTTCGACACCCAGAACATGGAGGTCGGCCACATGCTGCGCCAGGCCCTGCGCGCCCGTGAGCACTATCACTTGGACAAGCAGTACGTGAAGGACGAGGGCGGCGGCGTCGTCATCGTCGACGAGTTCACCGGCCGTTTGATGCCCGGCAGGCGCTTCGGCGAGGGTCTGCACCAGGCTATCGAGGCCAAGGAGGGCGTCAAGATCGAGCGTGAGAACCAGACGCTGGCGACCATCACCTACCAGAACTTCTTCAAGCTCTACGACAAAATAGCCGGGATGACCGGCACGGCCAAGACCGAGGAAAAGGAATTCCAGGAGATCTACAAGACCGACGTGCTCATCATCCCCACCAACAAGCCCATCGTCCGCAAGGACTACGACGACATGGTCTACCGCACCATCGAGGGCAAGTACCAGGCCGTCATCGAGGAGATCGTGGAGGCACACGGCCGCAAGCAGCCCGTCCTGGTCGGCACCGTGACCATCGAGGCCTCGGAGCGGCTGGCCGCCATGCTCAAGCGCCGGGGGATTCCCCACCA contains:
- a CDS encoding type II toxin-antitoxin system HicB family antitoxin produces the protein MRNEFTAIIEQDEGWFIAYSPEIPGANGQARTKEEALQSLAGAISLILEDRREDGLRGVPEGAMRDVVVIG
- a CDS encoding NAD(P)-dependent glycerol-3-phosphate dehydrogenase yields the protein MAPVANRLAVIGAGAWGTALAALLAQNGHELRLWARREALAVRLEAERVNVDYLPGLRLPENVLVSADGEAVMAGAEAAFMVVPSKGLRGVLAALPSAPAYVSCAKGLEPGTMKRLSEVIADYHPRAALAALSGPNLAGEIAAGLPAASTVASPDAALAARVQGWLTRPLVRVYSSADLAGVEVAGAVKNVIALAAGMGDGLGLGDNAKASIITRGLAEMVRLGVRLGGQRQTFYGLAGLGDLIATCHSPRSRNRGAGERVVTGGAVESGKTVTEGVRTVEALMDYAARERLELPIARAVYEVIFEGKPAQAALRDLMSRDMKAEW
- a CDS encoding glutaminyl-peptide cyclotransferase; translation: MTGLRLVLFVLISLLALGCLEQRVSASVPEVIDRFDHDPSAFTQGLLYYDGRLFESTGIRGRSSLREVALETGEVVRRLELDERYFGEGLARVGERLIQLTWREGLAFVYDLETFNQVGRFRYEGEGWGLCYDGEALWMSDGSATLYRRDAATFEVTARLEVTLRGSPLERLNELACVGDYVYANVWQADTIVQIDQRSGKVVSEIDASGLLTAEERAALGPDAVLNGIAYNPSTETFYLTGKLWPALFEVRFVER
- the tmk gene encoding dTMP kinase, with translation MTDGFFLVFEGPEGSGKSTQIARLAERFTAAGADFVVTREPGGTPAADAIREVILDPALRVDAMTEFLLYAASRAQHVSEVIRPALAAGKLVISDRFSGASLAYQGYGRGLDLDFVTGLNHTVTAGLGPDLTLLLDIDAARGLERVASRGRKDRLEQADLSFHQRVREGFLAQAREEPNWVLVDADRSEEEVGEEIWQLIRRRIMGQEAGARGR
- a CDS encoding Nif3-like dinuclear metal center hexameric protein; protein product: MTRDELTAWLDDYLEIGLYSDPSLNGLQVEGSDEVGKVAVAVDSSLKTFEQAAEAGADFLIVHHGLFWGAPKAIRGPHGRRVRFLLEHNLSLYAAHIPLDAHHEVGNNWGLARILGMTDLAPFGDWQGKAIGVKGVFPNGIGLRELADGLEKELGESVLVHAGGKMDITTLGIISGGAAREVVTAAEAGLDAFLTGEPKHESFHDAFEYQINALYAGHYMTETVGVNLLAAKLKSEFGLDSDFILLPTGL
- the secA gene encoding preprotein translocase subunit SecA, whose protein sequence is MLGFLNKLFDNNDKEVRRIGRDMVAATNALEEESKGLGDLAAAYAGLRARYQDGESLDALMPESFALTRESARRNLGLRHYDVQLIGGAALHHGKISEMKTGEGKTLVATLALALNALPAKGTHLVTTNEYLAQTGADWMGPVYRGLGLSVGVVKHALSGDERRAAYGCDVTYITNSELGFDYLRDNMAFKPEQLVLRKSTPLHYAIIDEVDSILIDEARTPLIISGPAEKATDMYYTMAKMAKQLERGAPGDGENKRPTGDYVAEGKSKDIHLTEQGIAKAEGLLGVDGLFDTQNMEVGHMLRQALRAREHYHLDKQYVKDEGGGVVIVDEFTGRLMPGRRFGEGLHQAIEAKEGVKIERENQTLATITYQNFFKLYDKIAGMTGTAKTEEKEFQEIYKTDVLIIPTNKPIVRKDYDDMVYRTIEGKYQAVIEEIVEAHGRKQPVLVGTVTIEASERLAAMLKRRGIPHHVLNAKYHRREAEIISQAGRSGAVTISTNMAGRGTDIVLGGNPEALAGQLIEREGLNRYDGKVEIFIKSVMLKKMDDARRLAREIEELREDIIPDLERLRDDAARDHEVVVAAGGLHIIGTERHESRRIDNQLRGRAGRQGDPGSSRFYVSFEDDLMRLFANEKVLGMMDRLGMDDSQPIEAGMVTKSIENAQKRVEDRNFGIRKQLLEFDNVMSKQREVIYAQRREILLGEDISEDVQDMIADYIDAQVRHYLNPELEPEEQDVPALRTALVEAVPALEDFDFEETRGHPPEEVTDKLVPKIEEAYGAREVEFGPELMRQLEHFIVLQVVDNHWKEQLHNMDVLRQGIGLRGYGQRNPIQEYAFEGYNLFEEMKSNMRLEVAKLLFRVQVRQEDALERRDRRPSNINYTSDAGLGGLGGQGQPGAGAGGGRTAPIRKSPEEKVGRNEPCPCGSGKKFKHCHGRAAAA